Proteins encoded in a region of the Paenibacillus sp. E222 genome:
- a CDS encoding nucleobase:cation symporter-2 family protein, translating to MARERIFQRHRHPIKTFSLGLQHVLAMYAGAVVVPIIVSKALGFTTEQLTYLIAIDLLACGVATLLQVWGNRFFGVGLPVMLGCAFQAVSPMILIGMKSGVSAIYGAIIASGIFVVLFSGIFGKLIRLFPPVVTGSVVTIIGLTLIPVAFNDLGGGQGAEDFGSGVHLLLGFGVLVFIILMTRFTTGFVRSISVLIGLLVGTVAAGLMGEVNFAPIREASWFHVVQPFYFGTPTFEIVPILTMILVAIVSVAESTGVFMALGKILDKDLSSKDLARGYRAEGLAIVLGGIFNSFPYTTYSQNVGLVQMTRVKTRDVIVVAGGLLVVIGFVPKIAALAQLVPGSVLGGAMVALFGMVVSSGIRILGSQVDLNRHENLFIIACSVGMGLGVTVVPQLFAGAPDWAQIMLGNGIIAGSFTAIFMNLLFNGLGTQATAAKMAERQADVILGDNGKSA from the coding sequence ATGGCACGCGAACGTATTTTCCAGCGGCATCGGCATCCGATCAAAACGTTCTCGCTAGGTCTCCAGCACGTACTGGCGATGTATGCAGGAGCTGTCGTTGTACCGATTATTGTCAGCAAAGCCCTTGGTTTTACAACGGAGCAGTTAACCTATCTGATTGCCATTGACCTGCTCGCCTGTGGTGTGGCAACTCTGCTTCAGGTATGGGGCAATCGGTTCTTCGGAGTGGGGCTGCCCGTCATGCTTGGCTGTGCATTCCAGGCTGTATCACCGATGATTTTAATTGGGATGAAGAGCGGCGTGTCTGCCATTTATGGTGCGATTATTGCATCAGGGATATTCGTTGTATTGTTCTCGGGCATTTTTGGTAAATTGATTCGGCTCTTCCCGCCAGTCGTCACCGGATCAGTAGTAACCATTATTGGTCTGACCCTGATTCCAGTTGCGTTCAACGATCTCGGCGGCGGTCAGGGCGCAGAAGATTTTGGCAGTGGTGTTCATCTTCTGCTCGGTTTCGGCGTATTGGTGTTCATCATTCTGATGACACGGTTCACGACGGGATTCGTTCGTTCCATCTCGGTGCTGATCGGCCTTCTCGTGGGCACAGTGGCAGCAGGGCTTATGGGTGAAGTGAACTTCGCTCCAATTCGTGAAGCAAGCTGGTTCCATGTCGTGCAGCCATTCTACTTTGGTACGCCGACGTTTGAGATTGTACCGATTCTGACCATGATCCTGGTGGCGATTGTCAGCGTGGCTGAATCCACGGGTGTATTTATGGCTCTTGGCAAAATTTTGGATAAAGACCTGTCTTCCAAAGATCTGGCCCGTGGCTATCGTGCAGAAGGTTTGGCGATTGTGCTGGGTGGTATCTTCAACTCATTCCCGTACACGACCTATTCACAAAACGTAGGGCTTGTACAGATGACTCGTGTCAAAACGCGCGATGTTATCGTTGTAGCGGGTGGACTGCTTGTGGTTATCGGCTTTGTACCGAAGATTGCTGCATTGGCACAGCTAGTTCCAGGTTCTGTTCTTGGCGGGGCCATGGTTGCATTGTTCGGTATGGTAGTATCGTCTGGTATTCGTATTCTGGGCAGCCAGGTTGATCTGAACCGTCATGAGAACCTGTTCATCATCGCCTGCTCTGTAGGGATGGGGCTGGGTGTAACGGTTGTACCTCAATTGTTCGCAGGTGCACCGGACTGGGCACAGATTATGCTGGGTAACGGAATTATTGCAGGTAGCTTTACTGCCATTTTCATGAATTTGCTCTTTAATGGTCTGGGTACTCAAGCAACGGCGGCCAAAATGGCTGAGCGTCAAGCAGATGTGATCCTTGGAGATAATGGCAAGTCGGCGTAA
- a CDS encoding DUF4870 domain-containing protein encodes MSPMKSSSGLDENIAGMLCYLFTFIGGIVFLAVEKRSRFVLFHALQSVTVFGLIMVGHVLCAFLPLFGPLLASLLSMLGVVVWLLMVVTSLQGKWLKLPWVGDFAEKQLRHL; translated from the coding sequence ATGTCCCCCATGAAATCATCAAGCGGTCTGGATGAAAATATTGCCGGCATGCTCTGTTATCTGTTCACTTTTATAGGCGGAATCGTCTTTCTGGCTGTTGAGAAACGAAGCCGATTCGTTCTGTTTCATGCACTTCAATCCGTCACGGTATTTGGCCTCATTATGGTCGGTCATGTGTTGTGTGCATTTCTCCCACTTTTTGGGCCACTGCTGGCATCGCTATTGTCCATGCTTGGTGTGGTGGTCTGGCTTCTCATGGTAGTCACCAGTTTGCAAGGCAAATGGCTGAAGCTGCCATGGGTCGGAGACTTTGCAGAGAAACAGCTGCGCCATCTGTAG
- a CDS encoding xanthine phosphoribosyltransferase gives MQLLKDKVIQEGIVLSEQVLKVDSFLNHQMDPVLMKEVGKEFIRRFDGENITRVLTIESSGIAPGIMTALELNVPLIFARKQKSLTLTEDILVEKVYSFTKQETNEITVAKKFMQPGDRVLIIDDFLANGEAAFGLARIVEQVGAEVVGIGIVIEKAFQPGGRLLKEAGYRVESLVRIGALSDGKVTFADEEVTI, from the coding sequence ATGCAATTGTTAAAAGACAAGGTAATACAGGAAGGCATTGTCCTGTCCGAGCAGGTACTCAAAGTGGATTCATTCCTGAACCACCAGATGGACCCGGTTCTGATGAAGGAAGTGGGCAAGGAGTTCATCCGCCGTTTTGACGGGGAGAACATTACACGTGTACTGACGATTGAATCCTCAGGGATCGCACCAGGCATCATGACTGCGCTGGAACTCAACGTTCCGCTTATTTTTGCACGGAAGCAGAAGTCACTTACACTCACGGAAGACATTCTGGTTGAGAAAGTTTACTCCTTTACGAAGCAGGAGACCAATGAAATTACAGTTGCGAAGAAGTTCATGCAGCCTGGTGACCGTGTACTGATCATTGATGACTTTCTAGCCAATGGCGAGGCAGCATTTGGTCTGGCCCGCATTGTGGAGCAAGTAGGTGCTGAAGTAGTGGGGATTGGCATCGTGATTGAAAAGGCGTTCCAACCGGGAGGCCGCTTGCTGAAAGAAGCAGGATACCGTGTGGAATCACTGGTTCGCATTGGGGCGTTGTCAGACGGGAAAGTTACGTTTGCGGACGAGGAGGTCACGATCTAA